A part of Terriglobus roseus genomic DNA contains:
- the bamD gene encoding outer membrane protein assembly factor BamD: protein MVSLFGKSALPRSFFIRRGVAVALLMGGIAASACAQQSLPPGTTAATPDDQTPTAVLSNNSGKKTRKSTQDKKDDKVVQSKDTVKSEKARKQQMKVNPLGDVKSSQPDKLLYDKAMVAINKGRFEVARLDLQTLLSTYPDSEYQMRSKLAFADSWYREGGSAALAQAETEYHDFIIFFPNAPEAAEAQMRIGDIYFKQMDRPDRDYTKGIHAQEEYRNMLAQYPDSSLVPEAKQHLREVQEVLAQREHSIGEFYGTHENWVASIARLQTVVDTYPLYSHIDQVLISLGDAYQAQSRFIRTLQLPEDAKARLLKTYDDQAAAAYSRVATQYAASPHVEDARDRLDAMNRPIPEPTPEQLAASQALEDSRQTYTLANRAKGLIFRGPDTVQTARIGDPALVDPKATLAPEVANRSNEAYKAALDPKASVPAVGTNAPADGATPAAAEGTDASTAAAAGTGSSPASLQDIPAENAAPTNAGSSFTDTPTGVATPTSTGGRTAGVTILSPGATDGTGNSSAPPAAGSVPAGTISGVGPRNNTELPAVEKAADAPETVNDVAGQKTPAGQAPVLDKNGKPKKVKPEIDKDEESSSTQKKKKGLKKLNPF from the coding sequence ATGGTTTCACTCTTCGGGAAGTCGGCATTGCCGCGTTCCTTCTTCATTCGCCGTGGCGTTGCGGTCGCTCTCTTGATGGGCGGTATCGCAGCTTCGGCATGCGCGCAGCAGTCGCTTCCTCCGGGAACGACCGCCGCTACACCCGACGACCAGACGCCCACCGCTGTCCTCAGCAACAACTCCGGTAAGAAGACGCGTAAGTCCACACAGGATAAGAAGGATGACAAAGTCGTCCAGTCCAAGGACACCGTCAAGAGCGAGAAGGCCCGCAAGCAGCAGATGAAGGTGAATCCGCTGGGCGACGTCAAGAGCTCACAGCCGGACAAGCTGCTGTATGACAAGGCGATGGTTGCCATCAACAAGGGCCGCTTTGAAGTCGCCCGCCTTGATCTGCAGACCCTGCTTTCGACCTACCCGGACTCCGAATACCAGATGCGTTCCAAGCTGGCGTTCGCCGACAGCTGGTATCGCGAAGGCGGCAGCGCCGCGCTGGCGCAGGCTGAAACGGAATACCACGACTTCATCATCTTCTTCCCGAATGCTCCGGAAGCCGCGGAAGCGCAGATGCGCATCGGCGACATTTACTTCAAGCAGATGGACCGCCCCGACCGCGACTACACCAAGGGCATCCACGCGCAGGAAGAGTATCGGAACATGCTCGCCCAGTACCCGGATTCCTCTCTGGTTCCGGAGGCGAAGCAGCATCTGCGTGAAGTGCAGGAAGTGCTTGCCCAGCGTGAACATTCCATCGGCGAGTTCTATGGCACCCACGAGAACTGGGTCGCCAGCATCGCGCGTCTGCAGACCGTGGTCGACACGTATCCGCTCTATAGCCACATCGACCAGGTACTCATCAGCCTCGGCGATGCCTATCAGGCACAGTCGCGCTTTATCCGCACACTACAGTTGCCGGAAGACGCAAAGGCTCGCCTGCTGAAGACGTATGACGATCAGGCTGCTGCCGCCTATTCCCGCGTAGCCACGCAGTATGCAGCATCGCCCCACGTGGAAGATGCACGCGACCGCCTGGACGCCATGAATCGGCCCATTCCTGAGCCCACGCCAGAGCAGCTTGCTGCCAGCCAGGCGCTGGAAGACAGCCGTCAGACCTACACGCTGGCCAACCGCGCCAAGGGCCTCATCTTCCGCGGACCAGATACCGTGCAGACCGCCCGCATCGGCGATCCTGCTCTGGTTGATCCCAAGGCAACGCTCGCGCCGGAAGTGGCAAACCGCAGCAATGAAGCTTACAAGGCGGCGCTTGATCCCAAGGCAAGCGTGCCCGCAGTCGGCACAAATGCTCCTGCGGATGGCGCAACTCCCGCTGCTGCTGAAGGCACCGATGCTTCGACTGCCGCTGCAGCTGGAACAGGAAGCTCTCCCGCGTCGTTGCAGGACATTCCTGCTGAGAACGCAGCGCCCACAAACGCAGGCAGCAGCTTTACCGATACCCCCACGGGCGTCGCCACACCGACATCCACCGGCGGTCGCACCGCTGGCGTGACGATCCTCTCGCCCGGCGCCACGGACGGCACGGGTAACTCATCCGCACCGCCTGCCGCAGGCAGCGTTCCGGCAGGCACCATCTCCGGCGTAGGTCCGCGTAACAACACGGAACTGCCTGCAGTGGAAAAGGCTGCCGACGCTCCGGAGACAGTCAACGACGTCGCCGGACAGAAGACACCCGCTGGCCAGGCACCTGTACTGGATAAGAACGGCAAGCCGAAGAAGGTGAAGCCAGAGATCGATAAGGACGAAGAGTCCTCCAGCACGCAGAAGAAAAAGAAGGGCCTCAAGAAGCTCAATCCCTTCTAA
- a CDS encoding HAD family hydrolase has translation MLTGDSLALPSGNFKAYLFDLDGTIADSMPAHFIAWTNTIREHGGTFPENLFYEWAGVPPVGVVKLLNERFGYTMDPEAVVADKEAQYLLGVSNIKPIASVLAHITAQYGKIPLAVVSGSPRENILKTLTALGILDRFAVLVGAEDYTKGKPDPEPFLKAAELLKIAPEDCLVFEDADAGIAAAKAAGMQWVRVPVILPGAGSPAL, from the coding sequence ATGTTGACCGGCGATTCACTGGCCCTACCCTCGGGCAATTTCAAGGCGTACCTGTTTGATTTGGATGGAACGATTGCGGATTCGATGCCCGCGCATTTCATTGCGTGGACGAATACGATTCGCGAACACGGCGGCACGTTTCCGGAAAATCTGTTCTATGAGTGGGCAGGTGTTCCGCCAGTGGGCGTGGTGAAGCTACTGAATGAACGCTTTGGCTACACGATGGATCCCGAAGCCGTGGTGGCCGACAAAGAAGCGCAGTATCTGCTGGGCGTAAGCAACATCAAGCCGATTGCCTCTGTCCTTGCGCACATCACGGCGCAGTACGGGAAGATTCCGCTGGCTGTGGTGTCAGGATCGCCACGTGAAAATATTTTGAAAACGCTTACCGCGTTGGGGATTCTGGATCGTTTCGCCGTCCTGGTGGGAGCGGAGGATTACACCAAGGGCAAGCCCGATCCTGAGCCGTTTTTGAAGGCCGCAGAGCTTCTGAAGATTGCACCGGAAGACTGCTTGGTGTTTGAAGATGCCGATGCGGGTATTGCCGCCGCGAAGGCAGCGGGCATGCAGTGGGTGCGTGTGCCGGTGATACTGCCGGGCGCAGGTTCGCCAGCGCTTTAG
- a CDS encoding TonB-dependent receptor produces the protein MTRFSRSLYVSIAVAATSIAHAQTTATLSGVVKDPQGALIPNATVTVHSNATGAERSVTSGNSGEYVLPSLQPGEYTVTVAAAGFATFKVEKFVLQVDQKADLPVQLSVGAEGVTVQVEGGGAPVIDAGSMTVGQVIDKTTVQEIPLNGRHFLDLTVLTPGGVTAPANGNLTAPSRGVGAFSFLTAGNRDDSVNFQINGINLNDISNAQIVFQPSINTTSEVKINNSTPSAEYGRNSGSVTNVSTRSGDNQFHGEVFEYVRNNSFDARNFFNPRGQAQVPLKRHNFGASVGGPIWRNKTFFFASYEALRQHQGLSVNTIVLTDAQRAGVTDPISLQLMQFIPESPGGVYTGFINGPVNIDQGTMDILHIFNQNDTLHGFYAFQEDIRTEPTTQGNTLPGFGDHRPGYRQIATINETHVFSPSLINEFRLGANRVNVSFISNFTQGASSFGMNNFPAGVTPAAGIPQTSISTTGINIGGPSGFPSGRIDTLGALSDALTYTHGKHSVKFGGEYRRYLNANFSQDAGTLSFGPSAALTTTGGATVTPARTAIQNFQLGRATGFSITPQPNTSRVFGNALGAFVQDTWKVTPNLTIEAGFRFEWFGTPTLGAGKATIFNPADQTLNPVGAPGYKDLYSQNYNYMPRLGFTYDPFGSGNTVLRGGYSIAADQPLSGLVTTLSANPPYTNRVSYTATASGTFTQGSSTYLPTIPLSALYASAAATAISVGSVQNNYKNGTVQSYNLNLQQALPMNMALSVGYYGSVGRHLRQSLNVNQISPTTSARNFTKISASSPISPNASLNTNVTQASSIGQSNYNAMWLNVRKNMARGFQVNATYQLSKSLDLGSGTGTQFTDSTRPYLNYGPSDFDTRHRISGNAVYQLPFKGNRLVKGYQISGILQWQTGNPLNITTTSTFTGTSGVQHPTLLQAVQYRKDYVYSGTSPTVRWFASGGSDANPGGSVCTSVTSGCTFYTPSTGFGTMGRNALVGPGFANFDLSLAKNTKIVERVAFQLKVDMFDLFNHPSFGNPGTTAQSGATFGVITATRFPIGDLGSSRQLQISGKLTF, from the coding sequence ATGACTCGTTTTTCCCGTTCGTTGTATGTTTCCATCGCCGTCGCAGCAACGAGTATTGCGCACGCGCAGACCACGGCCACACTTTCCGGTGTCGTGAAAGATCCGCAGGGAGCGTTGATTCCCAACGCCACTGTGACCGTTCATTCCAACGCAACGGGTGCAGAGCGTTCCGTAACAAGTGGAAACAGCGGCGAATATGTCCTGCCGTCGTTGCAGCCGGGGGAATACACCGTCACTGTCGCGGCCGCGGGTTTCGCCACTTTCAAGGTGGAGAAATTTGTTCTGCAGGTCGACCAGAAGGCCGACCTTCCCGTCCAGCTTTCCGTAGGTGCTGAGGGCGTTACGGTGCAGGTGGAAGGCGGCGGCGCACCGGTGATCGACGCCGGGTCCATGACAGTTGGTCAGGTCATCGATAAGACAACGGTGCAGGAGATTCCCCTGAATGGCCGTCACTTTCTCGATCTCACGGTGCTCACTCCGGGCGGCGTAACAGCTCCCGCAAACGGCAACCTCACAGCGCCCAGCCGCGGTGTGGGAGCTTTCTCTTTTCTTACCGCGGGCAATCGCGATGACAGCGTGAACTTCCAGATCAATGGCATCAACCTGAACGACATCAGCAATGCGCAGATTGTTTTTCAGCCATCGATCAACACCACCTCGGAAGTGAAGATCAACAACTCCACACCATCGGCGGAGTATGGTCGCAACTCCGGATCGGTGACGAATGTATCCACGCGTTCCGGTGACAATCAGTTCCACGGCGAAGTCTTCGAGTACGTGCGCAACAACTCGTTCGATGCGCGTAATTTTTTCAATCCAAGAGGGCAGGCGCAGGTTCCTCTGAAGCGTCACAACTTCGGCGCCTCTGTCGGTGGCCCCATCTGGCGTAACAAGACTTTTTTCTTTGCCAGCTATGAGGCTCTTCGTCAGCATCAGGGTCTCTCAGTGAACACCATCGTTCTTACTGATGCGCAACGCGCAGGCGTCACCGATCCCATCTCGCTCCAACTGATGCAGTTCATTCCGGAATCGCCGGGCGGTGTCTACACCGGCTTCATCAACGGTCCTGTCAACATTGACCAGGGCACCATGGATATCCTGCACATCTTCAATCAGAACGACACACTGCACGGCTTCTATGCCTTTCAGGAAGACATCCGTACAGAGCCCACAACGCAGGGCAACACGCTGCCCGGCTTCGGCGATCATCGCCCCGGCTATCGCCAGATCGCCACCATTAATGAAACGCACGTCTTCAGCCCGTCGCTGATTAACGAGTTCCGGCTGGGCGCTAATCGAGTGAATGTTTCCTTCATCAGTAATTTCACGCAGGGCGCTTCGAGCTTTGGCATGAACAACTTTCCAGCGGGAGTAACGCCCGCGGCAGGCATTCCGCAAACCAGCATCTCCACTACCGGCATCAACATTGGCGGTCCCAGCGGATTTCCCTCTGGCCGCATCGACACGCTGGGCGCATTGTCCGATGCTCTGACGTACACGCATGGCAAGCACTCCGTGAAGTTTGGTGGAGAGTATCGGCGATACCTGAACGCCAACTTCTCGCAGGATGCGGGCACGCTCAGCTTTGGCCCGTCTGCGGCGCTCACCACCACAGGCGGCGCAACAGTAACGCCTGCGCGAACAGCCATTCAAAATTTTCAGTTGGGTCGAGCCACCGGTTTCAGCATCACGCCACAGCCCAATACCAGCCGTGTCTTCGGTAATGCTCTGGGTGCATTTGTGCAGGACACGTGGAAAGTGACGCCGAACCTAACCATTGAGGCAGGCTTCCGTTTCGAGTGGTTTGGCACTCCCACGTTGGGCGCGGGCAAGGCGACCATCTTTAACCCGGCGGATCAAACGCTGAATCCAGTGGGCGCTCCCGGCTACAAAGATCTTTATAGCCAGAACTACAACTACATGCCGCGCCTCGGCTTTACCTATGATCCCTTCGGCTCGGGCAACACGGTGTTGCGCGGAGGTTATTCCATCGCCGCAGACCAGCCGCTCTCCGGCCTGGTGACAACGTTAAGCGCGAACCCGCCATACACCAACCGCGTCAGCTATACCGCCACGGCTTCTGGAACCTTCACGCAGGGCAGCAGCACATATCTGCCAACCATTCCGCTCAGCGCGCTTTATGCCTCCGCCGCGGCCACCGCCATCTCCGTGGGATCGGTACAGAACAACTACAAGAACGGCACAGTCCAGAGCTACAACCTGAATCTGCAACAGGCGCTGCCAATGAATATGGCGCTTTCCGTCGGCTACTACGGCTCGGTGGGCCGTCATCTGCGACAGAGCCTGAACGTCAATCAGATCAGCCCAACCACCTCCGCGAGAAATTTCACAAAAATCTCGGCCAGCAGCCCGATCAGCCCGAACGCATCCCTGAACACCAACGTCACGCAGGCGTCCAGCATTGGTCAGTCCAACTACAACGCCATGTGGTTGAACGTCCGCAAAAACATGGCACGCGGCTTCCAGGTAAATGCCACCTACCAACTTTCCAAGTCGCTTGATCTTGGTTCCGGCACCGGCACGCAATTCACTGACAGCACGCGCCCCTACCTAAACTACGGCCCGTCGGACTTTGATACGCGTCACCGCATCTCTGGCAACGCGGTCTACCAGTTGCCGTTCAAGGGCAACCGGCTGGTCAAGGGCTATCAGATCTCCGGCATCCTGCAGTGGCAAACCGGGAATCCGCTGAACATCACCACCACCTCCACCTTCACCGGCACCAGTGGCGTACAGCATCCCACGTTGTTGCAGGCGGTTCAGTACCGCAAGGATTACGTTTACTCCGGTACATCGCCGACTGTTCGCTGGTTTGCGTCCGGTGGCTCGGATGCCAATCCCGGCGGCTCAGTCTGCACCTCTGTCACCTCCGGCTGCACCTTTTACACACCCAGTACCGGATTCGGCACCATGGGCCGCAATGCTCTCGTAGGACCCGGTTTCGCCAACTTTGACCTGTCGCTAGCCAAGAACACGAAGATCGTGGAACGTGTCGCGTTTCAGCTGAAGGTGGACATGTTTGATCTTTTCAACCATCCCAGTTTTGGCAACCCAGGCACCACGGCGCAGAGTGGCGCCACCTTCGGCGTTATCACGGCGACCAGATTCCCCATTGGCGATCTTGGATCCTCGCGTCAGTTGCAGATCTCAGGAAAACTCACGTTTTAG
- the mrdA gene encoding penicillin-binding protein 2, protein MLPTDANNQTFSRRDEKIAPGKLAAAQYVIAAILLVLFAGLWRLQILGADNYRLLAEANRVRKVPILAPRGRLFDREGRLLVDNYSSVTCFLLREQMRDADLPLIAEGLHLPMDQLQYILRHYQYAPKYQPIPLKQDITPDEQAFISAHFNELPELETLEEQRRLYPRDGFAAHLIGYVGEISENDLKNPKYDFYEPGDVVGKFGVEEAYDAILRGTDGSRDVIVNSHGREIGKLGEELAVPGKDLKLTIDLDLQMVAEKVMEGKNGGLVAMDPHTGEILAMVSRPTFDPNQFAVRLSRSYWNGIVTDTNHPLMNKAIQAQLAPGSTFKVIMTLAGLQENAAQDLRVVCNGGATFYGHFFGCDRHHGSVDIRNALPYSCDTYYYTLANKLGIDTIAKYGHEVGIGQKTGVDLPGEASGIMPSPEWKLKAQRDKWYAGETISVGIGQGATQASPIQLARALSGIASGGVFIRPHSVMADQIDPQMQQALEETYPGTGKKRIEISTENWETITDAMANVTQSSIGTAAEAHLEGIDFAGKTGTADVISGRKKGTADKATLPNAWFVGMTPRRNPDIVVAVLWEHGYWGNNSAKLAAQVVNAFVEKQRKKAGNLRLVQAALPQPPNQDSGAKDDKSAQPSASAKPVAPADKDAARPASQPVALKPKEQKPAA, encoded by the coding sequence ATGCTTCCAACTGACGCAAACAACCAGACGTTCTCCCGTCGCGACGAGAAAATTGCGCCGGGCAAGCTGGCTGCTGCGCAGTATGTCATCGCCGCGATTTTGCTGGTGTTGTTTGCCGGTTTGTGGCGATTGCAGATTCTCGGAGCGGACAACTACCGTCTGCTCGCAGAAGCGAATCGTGTCCGTAAAGTCCCAATTCTGGCACCGCGTGGTCGCCTGTTTGATCGCGAAGGCCGCCTGCTGGTGGACAACTACTCTTCCGTCACCTGCTTCCTGCTGCGCGAACAGATGCGCGATGCCGACCTGCCGCTGATCGCTGAGGGTCTGCACCTCCCCATGGATCAGCTTCAGTACATTCTGCGCCATTATCAGTACGCGCCAAAGTATCAGCCCATTCCTCTGAAGCAGGACATTACACCGGACGAACAGGCCTTCATCTCCGCTCATTTCAACGAGTTACCGGAACTGGAAACTCTGGAAGAGCAGCGTCGCCTGTATCCGCGCGACGGCTTTGCTGCCCACCTGATCGGCTATGTCGGCGAAATCAGCGAAAACGACCTCAAGAATCCCAAGTACGACTTCTACGAACCCGGCGACGTCGTAGGCAAGTTCGGTGTGGAAGAGGCGTACGACGCCATTCTTCGTGGCACTGACGGTTCGCGCGACGTGATCGTGAACAGCCACGGCCGCGAAATTGGAAAATTGGGCGAAGAACTCGCCGTCCCCGGTAAGGATCTCAAGCTGACCATCGATCTGGACCTGCAGATGGTGGCGGAAAAGGTGATGGAGGGCAAGAACGGCGGCCTCGTCGCCATGGATCCGCACACCGGCGAAATCCTGGCAATGGTGTCCCGGCCAACCTTCGATCCGAACCAGTTCGCAGTACGTCTCTCACGTTCCTACTGGAACGGAATCGTCACAGACACAAACCATCCGCTGATGAATAAGGCCATTCAGGCGCAACTTGCTCCAGGGTCTACGTTTAAGGTCATCATGACGCTTGCGGGCCTGCAGGAGAATGCTGCGCAGGATCTGCGCGTGGTCTGCAACGGCGGCGCGACCTTCTACGGCCACTTCTTCGGATGCGATCGCCACCACGGCTCCGTGGACATCCGCAACGCCCTCCCGTACTCCTGCGACACGTATTACTACACGCTGGCGAACAAGCTCGGCATCGACACGATTGCGAAATATGGTCATGAAGTGGGCATCGGTCAAAAGACCGGCGTCGACCTCCCCGGCGAGGCCTCCGGCATCATGCCTTCGCCGGAATGGAAGCTGAAGGCGCAGCGTGACAAGTGGTACGCGGGCGAGACGATCTCGGTCGGCATCGGCCAGGGCGCCACTCAGGCCAGCCCGATCCAGTTGGCGCGCGCACTCAGCGGCATCGCATCCGGTGGTGTCTTCATCCGACCTCACTCCGTCATGGCAGATCAGATCGATCCCCAGATGCAGCAGGCGCTTGAAGAGACCTATCCCGGCACCGGCAAGAAGCGCATCGAGATCTCCACGGAGAACTGGGAGACCATCACGGACGCCATGGCGAACGTGACGCAGAGCAGCATCGGTACCGCCGCGGAAGCGCATCTGGAAGGCATCGACTTCGCAGGCAAGACAGGCACGGCCGACGTCATCAGCGGTCGTAAGAAGGGAACTGCGGACAAGGCCACCCTTCCCAACGCATGGTTCGTTGGCATGACACCGCGCCGCAACCCGGACATCGTTGTAGCGGTTCTGTGGGAGCACGGTTACTGGGGCAACAACTCCGCGAAGCTCGCCGCACAGGTTGTGAACGCCTTCGTTGAAAAGCAGCGCAAGAAGGCCGGTAATCTTCGTCTGGTACAGGCAGCCTTGCCGCAGCCTCCCAATCAGGACAGTGGCGCGAAAGACGACAAGTCCGCTCAGCCGTCTGCGAGCGCGAAGCCAGTTGCACCTGCTGACAAGGACGCCGCAAGGCCTGCATCGCAGCCCGTGGCGCTGAAGCCGAAAGAACAGAAGCCAGCCGCTTAG
- a CDS encoding M28 family peptidase produces MLKKLVCSFVVCSSAALASAQASMPAAAPDPISVMVGRLDLEKYKATIKGLTQFGDRRQGTERNRKAVDWIEAQLKSYGCTNTERIRYDYQPPATPPVRPRSNDRSEGPGGSRRRGNIFPDTVNNDPMKQPDEKIRALDTEPSKPGEREEVYCTKIGTKHPDQMYILGAHMDGIGWGEAANDDGSGTALVMELARIFSSPDVTTDISIRFALWNNEETGLNGAAAYVAQRKDLQGVESPAGSGKYPEPKWLGMVQHDMMMFDHGMPHKDGTMSKEQRPEADVNIEYQVTSKYADQAMALAHKFQLADDKYATDYPANVGPHMTNTDSSPFMDLTPSLSLREVERGAQMGSGWDPQHHQPTDVYSFYTDDDFRLGLNAAQTTLGAIAQLTGATMAPGK; encoded by the coding sequence ATGCTGAAGAAACTCGTCTGTTCGTTTGTAGTGTGCTCGTCTGCAGCTCTTGCATCGGCGCAGGCATCCATGCCAGCAGCAGCCCCGGACCCCATCTCCGTTATGGTCGGACGTCTCGATCTGGAGAAATATAAAGCCACCATCAAAGGGCTGACGCAGTTTGGCGATCGCAGACAGGGAACTGAACGTAACCGCAAGGCCGTGGATTGGATTGAAGCGCAGCTCAAGAGCTATGGCTGCACCAACACGGAACGTATCCGTTACGACTATCAGCCGCCTGCAACTCCGCCGGTACGTCCTCGCAGCAACGATCGTTCTGAAGGCCCCGGCGGTTCACGCCGTCGCGGCAACATCTTCCCTGACACAGTGAACAACGATCCCATGAAGCAGCCGGATGAGAAGATTCGCGCACTCGATACCGAGCCCTCCAAACCCGGTGAACGCGAAGAGGTGTACTGCACCAAGATCGGCACAAAGCATCCGGATCAGATGTACATTCTGGGCGCGCACATGGACGGCATTGGTTGGGGCGAGGCTGCTAACGACGATGGCTCTGGCACCGCGTTGGTCATGGAATTGGCGCGCATCTTCAGCAGTCCTGATGTGACGACGGATATCTCGATTCGCTTCGCGCTCTGGAACAACGAAGAGACGGGGTTGAATGGCGCCGCCGCTTATGTGGCACAACGCAAGGACCTGCAGGGCGTTGAGTCGCCTGCGGGCTCCGGTAAATATCCAGAGCCGAAATGGCTGGGCATGGTCCAGCACGACATGATGATGTTCGATCACGGGATGCCGCACAAAGACGGCACTATGAGCAAAGAGCAGCGTCCTGAAGCCGACGTGAACATTGAGTACCAGGTCACATCAAAGTACGCGGATCAGGCCATGGCATTGGCTCATAAGTTTCAGCTTGCGGATGACAAGTACGCCACGGATTATCCAGCGAACGTGGGACCGCACATGACCAACACGGATTCGTCACCGTTCATGGACCTGACGCCGTCACTCAGTTTGCGCGAGGTGGAACGCGGTGCACAGATGGGCAGCGGATGGGACCCCCAGCATCACCAGCCCACTGACGTTTATTCGTTCTACACGGATGATGATTTCCGCCTCGGTCTCAATGCAGCGCAGACCACGCTTGGCGCCATCGCACAACTGACCGGAGCCACCATGGCTCCAGGCAAATAA
- the rodA gene encoding rod shape-determining protein RodA: MTRFSAYRDFDWTLFGFVMLMSLISVMEIYSATLHTKFHGFHTKQMMFLGIAVPLMFIVSLIDYHRLLEIAHWAYGISIASLLAVLVVGKKVLGARRWIAFPGGIHFQPSEWVKLVLIVAAARYFWGLSGKEELDWKDVGKAFALIGIPMLLVLKQPDLGTTMTYSPILIAGLFFGGISWKKAAILVVTFVVMVVGIWTSGKVLKPYQKARLTSFQHPENDPKGSGYQVRQSLIAVGSGGIWGKGATKGTQTQGDFLPIPYTDFIFAALCEEHGFVGAALVLILYFLILIRLVQNAQTAKDPPGTLLVMGVAAVMIFQIAINIGMVLGMMPVTGIPLPLLSYGGSSIIFTFLALGIVMNVRMTRFVN; this comes from the coding sequence ATGACCCGTTTTTCCGCCTATCGTGACTTTGACTGGACGCTCTTCGGCTTCGTGATGCTGATGAGCCTCATCAGCGTTATGGAGATTTACTCCGCCACGCTCCACACCAAATTTCACGGCTTCCATACCAAGCAGATGATGTTTCTTGGTATCGCCGTGCCGTTGATGTTCATCGTTTCGCTCATCGACTACCACCGCCTTCTTGAGATTGCGCATTGGGCGTACGGCATCAGCATCGCGTCGTTGCTCGCGGTGCTTGTCGTCGGCAAAAAAGTGCTTGGCGCACGACGGTGGATTGCGTTTCCAGGCGGCATCCACTTTCAGCCGTCGGAGTGGGTCAAGCTGGTGCTCATTGTGGCGGCAGCACGTTATTTTTGGGGGCTTTCCGGTAAAGAAGAGCTTGACTGGAAAGACGTTGGCAAAGCCTTCGCGCTCATCGGTATCCCTATGTTGCTGGTGCTCAAACAGCCTGATCTTGGCACCACCATGACCTACTCACCGATCCTGATTGCGGGACTATTCTTCGGCGGTATCTCGTGGAAGAAGGCGGCCATTCTGGTCGTCACCTTCGTCGTGATGGTGGTTGGTATCTGGACCAGCGGCAAGGTTCTCAAGCCCTACCAGAAGGCGCGTCTAACCAGCTTCCAACACCCTGAGAACGATCCCAAAGGCAGCGGCTACCAGGTTCGACAATCATTGATCGCTGTGGGGTCTGGCGGCATCTGGGGCAAGGGCGCAACCAAGGGAACGCAGACGCAGGGCGACTTCCTCCCCATCCCGTACACCGACTTCATCTTTGCGGCGCTTTGCGAAGAGCACGGCTTTGTCGGTGCGGCGCTGGTGCTGATTCTTTACTTCCTCATCCTCATCCGTCTCGTGCAAAACGCGCAGACAGCGAAGGACCCACCGGGAACGCTGCTGGTCATGGGCGTCGCAGCGGTCATGATCTTCCAGATCGCCATCAACATCGGCATGGTGCTGGGCATGATGCCCGTCACCGGCATTCCGCTGCCGCTGCTCAGCTACGGCGGGTCCAGCATCATCTTCACGTTCCTTGCACTTGGAATCGTGATGAACGTGCGCATGACCCGCTTCGTGAACTAA
- the rpe gene encoding ribulose-phosphate 3-epimerase: protein MIDLAFSILAADFTHLAEEIATAERAGGTVCHVDVMDGHFVPNITFGPPVVAAVRRCTNLPLDVHLMIEDPDRYIPDFAKAGADWVIVHQEVCRHLHRTLTQIREHGMQPAVVINPATPVETLIEVLPMVHHVLVMTVNPGFGGQSFIPRCVEKVRHLASLREEMNLNFRIEVDGGIAVDTVGEVVRAGADLLVAGSAIFAGPGNQAQTTKNAEEFLRVARSAGELTA, encoded by the coding sequence ATGATCGACCTTGCGTTTTCCATTCTTGCGGCTGACTTCACCCACCTTGCGGAGGAGATCGCCACGGCCGAACGTGCCGGCGGCACCGTTTGCCATGTGGATGTGATGGATGGCCACTTCGTGCCTAACATCACCTTCGGACCGCCCGTTGTGGCTGCCGTGCGCCGCTGCACCAATCTGCCGCTGGACGTCCACCTCATGATCGAAGACCCGGATCGCTACATTCCGGACTTTGCCAAGGCAGGCGCGGACTGGGTCATTGTCCATCAAGAAGTTTGCCGTCATCTGCATCGCACGCTCACGCAGATTCGCGAACACGGCATGCAGCCCGCAGTCGTCATCAATCCGGCCACGCCCGTTGAGACCCTGATCGAAGTGCTTCCCATGGTGCATCACGTTCTGGTTATGACGGTGAACCCTGGTTTCGGTGGCCAGAGCTTCATCCCGCGCTGCGTGGAAAAGGTGCGACATCTTGCGTCGCTGCGTGAAGAGATGAACCTGAACTTCCGCATTGAAGTGGACGGCGGTATCGCTGTGGACACAGTGGGAGAGGTCGTTCGCGCAGGCGCTGATTTGTTGGTTGCAGGCTCTGCTATCTTCGCTGGTCCGGGAAATCAGGCTCAAACCACGAAGAACGCGGAAGAGTTTTTGCGTGTTGCTCGTTCAGCGGGTGAACTCACAGCATAG